Proteins encoded by one window of Simiduia curdlanivorans:
- the prmC gene encoding peptide chain release factor N(5)-glutamine methyltransferase: MPTIKAALSQASAIASDSARLDAELLLCHALGKPRTYLYTWPEAQLSDQQASNFNELLSRRKFGEPIAHILGYREFWSLPLKVNASTLIPRPATEALIEWVLTQPFPSDCELLDLGTGTGAIALALGSEKPQWQITGLDLSTDAVALAQENAQSLQIANCQFATSDWFSAIQDQHYDLIISNPPYIDAQDPHLQQGDVRFEPLSALVAEENGLADLRRIINNAINYLKVDATLVLEHGYQQANEVRHMLLAAGFSQVSSGIDLDGHERFSFGRWRESQHER; the protein is encoded by the coding sequence ATGCCGACAATTAAAGCTGCACTTTCTCAGGCATCCGCTATCGCCAGCGATAGCGCGCGGCTCGATGCCGAACTGCTGCTTTGTCACGCCCTGGGCAAACCGCGCACCTATTTGTACACCTGGCCGGAAGCACAACTTTCCGACCAGCAGGCGTCAAATTTCAACGAACTTCTCAGCCGACGCAAATTCGGCGAGCCCATTGCACACATTCTTGGCTATCGTGAATTTTGGTCGCTACCGCTGAAAGTGAATGCCTCCACACTCATCCCTAGGCCCGCGACTGAAGCGCTGATCGAATGGGTGCTAACGCAGCCTTTTCCATCAGACTGCGAGCTGCTCGATCTCGGTACTGGCACGGGTGCAATAGCCCTGGCACTTGGCTCCGAAAAACCACAATGGCAAATTACCGGATTGGATTTATCCACCGACGCCGTTGCGCTGGCTCAGGAAAATGCTCAATCACTGCAGATAGCCAACTGTCAATTCGCGACCAGCGATTGGTTTAGTGCGATTCAAGATCAGCACTACGACCTTATTATTTCCAACCCGCCCTATATCGACGCACAAGATCCACACCTACAGCAAGGCGACGTCCGCTTTGAGCCGCTATCGGCACTTGTGGCCGAGGAAAATGGCTTAGCTGACCTGCGACGCATCATTAATAACGCGATAAACTACTTAAAAGTCGATGCCACACTGGTTCTAGAACACGGCTACCAGCAAGCAAACGAGGTGCGCCATATGCTGCTGGCAGCGGGATTTTCACAGGTAAGCAGCGGCATAGACCTAGACGGACATGAACGCTTTTCTTTCGGCCGCTGGCGAGAATCCCAACATGAAAGATGA
- the prfA gene encoding peptide chain release factor 1: MKDSIRFKLESLDERYEEVSALLSDADIISDQNKFRELSKEYAELEPVVQCFRRYLSLEQDIEEAKELLKDPDPEMREMAQMSWDEAREKEEPLTAELQLLLLPKDPNDHKNIFLEIRAGTGGDEAAIFSGDLFRMYSKYAETRGWRIEIISENHGEHGGYKEIITRVVGQGVYSQMKFESGAHRVQRVPETESQGRIHTSACTVAVMPEADEMEEVNINKADIRVDTFRSSGAGGQHVNKTDSAIRIVHIPTGIVVECQDERSQHKNRARAMSLLAAKLNSAQEDKAAQEMADERRSLVGTGDRSERIRTYNYPQGRVTDHRINLTLYKLNEVMEGKLDEVIQPLVHEYQADQLAALAGDS; this comes from the coding sequence ATGAAAGACTCTATTCGTTTTAAGCTCGAATCACTCGACGAGCGCTATGAAGAAGTTTCAGCCCTGCTGTCTGATGCGGACATTATTTCGGATCAGAATAAGTTTCGCGAATTATCCAAAGAATACGCCGAGCTTGAACCTGTGGTGCAGTGTTTTCGCCGCTACCTAAGTCTCGAGCAAGACATCGAAGAAGCCAAAGAGCTGTTAAAAGACCCAGACCCAGAAATGCGCGAGATGGCGCAGATGTCTTGGGATGAGGCGCGGGAAAAAGAAGAGCCCTTAACCGCTGAACTGCAACTATTACTGCTGCCAAAAGATCCCAACGACCACAAGAACATTTTCTTGGAAATTCGCGCCGGCACCGGCGGCGACGAGGCCGCGATATTCTCCGGCGATCTGTTTCGCATGTACAGCAAATACGCGGAAACCCGTGGCTGGCGCATCGAAATCATCAGCGAAAACCACGGCGAGCACGGCGGCTACAAAGAAATTATTACCCGCGTTGTGGGCCAGGGTGTGTACTCGCAAATGAAATTCGAATCGGGCGCGCACCGGGTTCAACGGGTGCCGGAAACGGAGTCTCAAGGCCGCATTCACACCTCCGCCTGCACCGTCGCGGTAATGCCTGAAGCCGATGAAATGGAAGAAGTAAATATTAACAAGGCGGACATTCGGGTCGACACCTTTCGCTCCTCCGGCGCCGGCGGCCAGCACGTTAATAAAACCGACTCAGCTATTCGTATCGTTCATATTCCAACGGGTATCGTGGTGGAGTGCCAAGACGAGCGCTCACAACATAAAAACCGCGCCCGCGCCATGTCGCTGTTAGCAGCAAAACTAAACTCGGCCCAGGAAGATAAGGCCGCGCAGGAAATGGCCGATGAACGCCGCTCACTCGTAGGCACTGGCGACAGATCTGAGCGCATTCGCACCTACAATTACCCGCAGGGGCGAGTCACCGACCACCGCATCAATTTAACCCTGTATAAATTAAATGAAGTTATGGAAGGTAAGCTGGACGAAGTGATTCAGCCGCTGGTGCACGAATACCAGGCCGATCAGCTGGCGGCGCTTGCCGGCGACAGTTAA
- the hemA gene encoding glutamyl-tRNA reductase: MTFQALGINHHTAPLALRERVAFAPEKVASALQEAKSQLGLKELAILSTCNRTELYFHGEIETFKVLQWFSEHHHINVDELSPYHYLHAGDGAINHMMQVACGLNSLILGEPQILGQMKSAYAVACEAGTVASQLHIAFQHVFSIAKKVRTDTAIGENPVSVAYAAVSLAQQIFADLAEQSALLIGAGEMIELVARHLTEQGVKKITVANRTLSRAADLAERFGAKPILLSDIPAELHKADIVISSTASQLPILGKGSVEDALRKRKHKPMFMVDIAVPRDIEPQVAELDDVFLFSVDDLTEVIDVNRKSREDAAMAAREIINQGVLNFSRQQNAQGANFTIKALREQTEIKKHAELKKALNALQGGANPEQVLTQLANGLTNKFLHQPTTALREASADGRDDILVMANHLFALDANKPE, encoded by the coding sequence ATGACCTTCCAGGCCTTAGGCATCAATCACCACACGGCACCTCTAGCACTGCGCGAGCGGGTGGCCTTTGCGCCGGAAAAGGTGGCCTCTGCCCTGCAGGAAGCCAAGTCGCAACTCGGGTTAAAAGAGCTCGCCATACTATCGACCTGCAACCGAACAGAATTGTATTTTCACGGCGAGATTGAGACCTTTAAAGTACTGCAATGGTTCAGTGAGCACCACCATATTAATGTGGATGAACTATCGCCCTACCATTACTTGCACGCCGGGGATGGCGCCATCAATCACATGATGCAAGTCGCCTGCGGCCTCAACTCGTTAATTTTAGGTGAACCACAAATATTGGGGCAGATGAAATCCGCCTATGCCGTGGCGTGCGAAGCCGGCACTGTGGCAAGCCAGTTACACATCGCCTTTCAACACGTCTTTAGTATCGCGAAAAAAGTCCGCACCGATACCGCCATTGGCGAAAATCCCGTCTCGGTGGCCTATGCTGCGGTCAGCTTAGCGCAACAAATTTTCGCCGATCTGGCCGAACAATCGGCGCTGCTTATCGGTGCGGGTGAGATGATCGAACTGGTAGCGCGGCATTTAACCGAGCAAGGGGTAAAGAAAATCACCGTCGCCAACAGAACCCTTTCGCGCGCAGCCGATTTAGCCGAGCGCTTTGGCGCCAAACCTATTTTGCTCTCAGACATACCAGCGGAACTGCACAAAGCGGACATCGTCATCTCCTCCACGGCCAGCCAGCTACCTATATTGGGCAAAGGCTCGGTGGAAGACGCATTGCGAAAGCGTAAACACAAGCCCATGTTCATGGTGGATATCGCGGTACCGAGAGATATCGAACCACAAGTTGCCGAGCTCGACGATGTGTTTTTATTTAGCGTTGACGACCTGACAGAAGTGATAGACGTCAATCGAAAATCGCGCGAAGACGCCGCCATGGCGGCGAGAGAAATTATCAACCAAGGCGTACTGAATTTCAGTCGCCAACAAAACGCCCAAGGTGCGAATTTCACTATCAAAGCGCTGCGAGAACAAACCGAAATAAAAAAACATGCCGAATTAAAAAAGGCCTTAAATGCCCTGCAAGGCGGGGCAAACCCAGAGCAGGTTTTGACCCAGCTAGCCAATGGCTTAACCAATAAATTTTTACATCAACCAACCACAGCCTTACGCGAAGCAAGTGCCGACGGTCGCGACGATATTTTAGTGATGGCTAATCATTTGTTTGCCTTAGACGCAAACAAACCGGAGTAA